In a single window of the Candidatus Tisiphia endosymbiont of Nemotelus nigrinus genome:
- the dapE gene encoding succinyl-diaminopimelate desuccinylase codes for MYINILEKLISFQSVTPKSSGCIEYISNLLEENGFKTETKIFGEDDYKVTNLYAVYGTARPNICFAGHVDVVPAGDRALWSNDPFIANTVGDKIYGRGAVDMKGAIACFLAASLQFIKYIQAPNGSISFLITSDEEGSGKYGTVEMLKHLHRGGNNLIDLAIIGEPTNEHQVGDTVKIGRRGSINFNLALYGTAGHVAYPLQANNPIPCLIQVLNELVNYRLDEGSEFFQQSNLEITSIDVGNDITNVIPGRVTTKFNVRFNDLHSSSSITDLIDQIVNKYCTKYQFKYELSSVASADCFIQKPTGLIADFVQVVSDTTQISTKLSTSGGTSDARFIKNYCPVVEFGLLFDTAHKINEYTKISDLQSLYHVYYDCLTKFLAETS; via the coding sequence ATGTATATAAATATTCTTGAAAAATTAATTAGTTTTCAATCAGTGACTCCAAAAAGCAGTGGTTGTATTGAATATATTAGTAATTTATTAGAAGAAAATGGTTTTAAGACTGAAACCAAAATATTTGGCGAAGATGATTATAAAGTAACCAATCTTTATGCTGTTTATGGTACTGCCCGTCCCAATATTTGTTTTGCTGGGCATGTTGATGTCGTGCCAGCAGGTGATAGGGCATTATGGTCTAACGATCCTTTTATAGCAAATACCGTAGGTGACAAGATTTATGGTAGGGGAGCTGTGGATATGAAGGGGGCGATAGCATGCTTTCTGGCTGCTAGCTTACAGTTCATTAAGTATATTCAAGCCCCTAATGGTTCAATTAGTTTTCTAATTACTAGTGATGAGGAAGGAAGCGGTAAATATGGTACTGTAGAAATGCTAAAGCATTTGCATCGAGGTGGTAATAATTTGATTGATCTTGCCATTATAGGTGAGCCAACAAATGAGCATCAAGTAGGGGATACCGTAAAAATTGGTCGACGTGGGAGTATTAACTTTAATTTAGCTCTATATGGTACGGCTGGACATGTAGCATATCCATTACAAGCCAATAATCCAATCCCCTGTTTGATTCAAGTGCTTAATGAGTTGGTTAATTATCGACTGGATGAAGGGAGTGAATTTTTCCAACAGTCAAATTTAGAAATTACGTCTATTGATGTAGGTAATGATATCACTAATGTAATCCCTGGGAGAGTTACAACAAAATTTAATGTTCGTTTTAATGATCTGCATTCGTCATCTAGCATAACAGATTTGATAGATCAGATAGTTAACAAATATTGTACTAAATATCAATTTAAATATGAATTAAGTAGTGTAGCTTCAGCCGATTGTTTTATTCAGAAACCAACAGGGTTAATTGCTGATTTTGTGCAAGTAGTATCTGATACAACTCAAATATCTACAAAATTATCTACTAGTGGTGGTACTTCTGATGCGAGGTTTATTAAAAATTATTGTCCTGTTGTAGAATTTGGTTTATTGTTTGACACAGCACATAAAATTAATGAATATACAAAAATTAGCGATTTACAAAGCTTGTATCATGTGTATTATGATTGTCTGACAAAATTTTTAGCTGAGACTAGTTGA
- a CDS encoding glycoside hydrolase TIM-barrel-like domain-containing protein, giving the protein MFGQILGNIGSSIGGVFGGGILSTIGRFAGKALGDYLEHLNYEPEEYYHFKNIRESFVLSKAVYGHPIALVFGTARVNGKIIWASQIKEVQITTVSQRGVSDTQEAATIHNVTECEYYLSFAVIICEGEIAEIARVWANDQLLNLEQYKYRLYLGSEEQMVDPLIAAAEPQGQAPAFRGLSYAVFEELPLADFNNSIPNFSFEVTRKANIPSYVESKSVEDLVEAINIIPGSGEFIYDTIVHHKIITNSLGAIISKKPINSHNYHNIADSIYSLDQMKIICPNVKWAAPVVCWFGDSLDIKNCTIKPAVEFNDSNTQYSEQWQVGKYLRNTARLVSRDADNFPKYGGTVNDVSIIRYLQELKRRNFKIMFYPMFFLDVWQKPWRGHLTGSANSVIDFFNKDEGYNDFILHYAELVKDHIDSFVIGSELIGLTSIRDQHNNFPAVIELIKLAKLVKKIVGNNVFVTYAADWSEYHHTKDGWYNLDKLFASKYIDFVGIDAYFPVTRTVSSGISSKEIIKGWQSGEGYDYFVDEKDNQHQLSADYAWKNLRYWWENYHRNPDGVTTEWQPKMKKIWFTEFGFPSIDKATNQPNIFFDPLCSDGGVPKYSTGEVDFSIQRKAIRSFIEYWQTQEYIEQMFLWTWDARPYPAWPHSNIWRDGNLWAKGHWVNHKFGACNLAAIILELSYKCGIPLNNIDISTIDEAVEGLVLNKALSCIDIINLLRIIYFFDIIADQQQIKFIKRGYSPICNISSKILVKLSSNSYLEQMEISKTSIIGKIELNFIDRYDDYNNGFCQINSENLSHRAIPVLKLPIILSYLEAERLGQLILKNAATETKILRFIMPASFIKYRPGDFIVLYYRNYQYQIRIISMRLSRLTVEIHGIIDEVESYGNFYN; this is encoded by the coding sequence ATGTTTGGTCAGATTTTAGGTAACATAGGAAGTAGTATAGGCGGTGTTTTTGGTGGCGGTATATTATCCACTATTGGACGATTTGCAGGGAAGGCATTAGGTGATTATTTAGAACATTTAAATTATGAACCCGAGGAATATTATCATTTTAAAAATATCAGGGAAAGTTTTGTCCTATCGAAAGCCGTTTATGGGCATCCAATAGCCTTAGTTTTTGGTACAGCAAGAGTAAATGGTAAAATAATTTGGGCAAGTCAAATTAAGGAAGTACAAATTACCACCGTTTCACAACGTGGTGTATCAGATACTCAAGAAGCTGCAACCATACATAATGTAACAGAATGTGAATATTATTTATCCTTTGCAGTTATCATATGTGAGGGTGAAATTGCTGAAATTGCTAGAGTATGGGCTAATGATCAGTTGCTCAATCTTGAACAATATAAATACAGGCTTTATTTAGGGTCAGAGGAACAAATGGTCGATCCTTTAATTGCTGCGGCTGAGCCTCAAGGTCAAGCACCAGCCTTTCGTGGATTAAGCTATGCAGTATTTGAAGAACTACCATTAGCTGATTTTAATAATTCTATACCAAATTTCTCCTTTGAAGTAACCAGAAAGGCTAATATTCCTAGTTACGTAGAAAGCAAAAGCGTGGAGGATTTGGTTGAGGCGATTAATATCATCCCAGGATCAGGAGAATTTATCTATGACACTATAGTGCATCACAAAATTATTACAAATTCCTTGGGTGCTATAATTAGTAAAAAACCAATAAATTCCCATAATTATCACAATATTGCTGATAGTATTTATAGTTTGGATCAAATGAAAATTATATGTCCTAACGTCAAATGGGCAGCACCAGTTGTATGCTGGTTTGGCGATAGTTTGGATATTAAAAATTGTACTATTAAACCTGCTGTAGAATTTAATGACTCAAATACCCAATACTCAGAACAATGGCAAGTTGGTAAATATTTACGTAATACGGCAAGGTTAGTATCACGAGATGCAGATAATTTCCCTAAATATGGCGGTACTGTCAATGATGTGAGTATCATACGCTACTTACAGGAATTAAAACGTAGAAACTTTAAAATTATGTTTTATCCAATGTTTTTTTTGGATGTATGGCAAAAACCATGGCGTGGCCATTTAACAGGTTCGGCAAATTCGGTAATAGACTTTTTTAATAAAGATGAAGGTTATAATGATTTTATTCTGCACTATGCTGAGCTAGTTAAGGATCATATTGATAGTTTTGTAATCGGTTCTGAGTTAATAGGTTTAACTAGTATCAGAGATCAACATAATAATTTCCCAGCGGTTATTGAATTGATAAAATTGGCAAAATTAGTTAAAAAGATCGTTGGTAATAATGTATTTGTCACTTATGCGGCTGATTGGTCAGAATATCACCATACAAAAGATGGGTGGTACAATTTAGATAAGCTATTTGCCTCAAAATATATAGATTTTGTCGGTATTGATGCTTATTTTCCCGTAACAAGAACCGTAAGTTCCGGAATTTCGTCGAAGGAAATTATTAAAGGTTGGCAATCAGGCGAAGGGTATGATTACTTTGTAGATGAGAAGGATAATCAACATCAGTTATCCGCAGATTATGCTTGGAAAAATTTAAGATATTGGTGGGAGAATTATCATCGTAATCCTGATGGCGTAACGACAGAATGGCAGCCAAAAATGAAGAAAATTTGGTTTACGGAATTTGGTTTTCCTTCCATTGATAAAGCGACTAATCAGCCTAATATATTCTTTGATCCTTTATGTAGTGATGGTGGAGTACCAAAATATTCTACTGGTGAAGTTGATTTTTCTATTCAGCGTAAAGCTATTCGAAGTTTTATTGAATATTGGCAAACACAAGAATATATCGAACAAATGTTTTTATGGACTTGGGATGCCAGACCTTATCCAGCTTGGCCACATAGTAATATTTGGCGAGATGGTAACTTATGGGCAAAAGGACACTGGGTTAATCATAAGTTTGGGGCTTGTAATTTAGCGGCAATAATTCTCGAATTGTCTTATAAATGCGGTATTCCATTAAACAATATTGATATATCGACTATTGATGAAGCTGTAGAAGGTTTGGTATTAAATAAAGCTTTATCTTGTATTGATATTATTAACCTTCTGCGGATTATATATTTCTTTGATATCATAGCTGATCAGCAACAAATTAAGTTCATCAAGCGTGGATACTCTCCTATCTGTAATATTAGCTCAAAAATATTGGTTAAATTATCAAGCAATAGTTATTTAGAACAGATGGAGATTTCTAAAACTAGTATTATTGGTAAAATAGAACTAAACTTTATTGATCGGTATGATGATTATAATAATGGCTTCTGTCAAATAAATAGTGAAAATTTATCACACAGAGCTATTCCAGTATTAAAGCTACCTATTATATTATCTTATCTGGAAGCTGAAAGATTAGGGCAGTTAATCCTAAAAAACGCTGCTACTGAAACTAAAATTTTAAGATTTATCATGCCAGCAAGTTTTATCAAATACCGACCCGGGGATTTTATCGTATTATATTATCGAAATTATCAATATCAAATTAGGATTATCTCCATGAGATTATCTCGTTTGACAGTTGAAATACATGGAATTATTGATGAAGTTGAAAGTTATGGCAATTTCTATAATTAA
- the uvrB gene encoding excinuclease ABC subunit UvrB: MNNFSIVSKYSPAGDQPRAINEIIKGLESGLPSQILFGITGSGKTFTMANIIERTGRPSLIMAHNKTLAAQIYSEMKAIFPNNAVEYFVSYYDYFQPEAYIARTDTYIEKDSSINEQIDLLRHSATRSLLERRDVIVVSSVSCIYGLGSPNLYYQMTITAKSGEVYAREKLLNDLVSLQYKRNDVGFERGTFRVKGDNIDIFPVHYNDKAWRLSFFDNKLEYISEFDPLTGEKLAKLDQAVIYAKSHFVTPKEVVQNAISQIEEELQRRLEFLNTHGKLVEAQRLNQRTQYDMEMMMETGSCKGIENYSRFLTGKANGQPPPTLFEYLPKDALLFVDESHVSVPQIRAMYNGDRARKEVLVEHGFRLPSALDNRPLKFEEWQDFRPQTVFVSATPGSFELEETAGVTVEQIIRPTGLLDPECIIKPATNQVEDLLNEIQSTINAGFRVLVTTLTKKMSEDLTNYLQELGYKVSYLHSNVHTLERIEIIRDLRQGIIDIIVGINLLREGLDIPECGLVAILDADKEGFLRSEVSLIQTIGRAARNSQGRVILYADRITNSIDKAVSETYRRRKIQEEYNRQHSIIPQTINNHIHALTKLEKLDDKLDNKKQAHILLDNPVKLKSHINKLKKEMYSKASNLEFEQAAKIRDQINVLEEAALELT; the protein is encoded by the coding sequence ATAAATAATTTTTCGATAGTATCTAAATATAGTCCAGCTGGCGATCAGCCAAGAGCAATCAATGAGATCATTAAAGGGCTTGAGTCGGGATTACCTTCACAAATACTTTTTGGCATTACTGGTTCCGGTAAAACCTTTACTATGGCGAATATTATTGAGAGAACTGGTCGACCTTCACTTATTATGGCTCATAATAAAACGCTAGCTGCTCAAATTTATTCGGAAATGAAGGCAATTTTTCCAAATAATGCCGTTGAGTATTTTGTATCATATTATGATTATTTCCAACCTGAAGCATATATTGCAAGAACCGATACTTATATAGAAAAAGATTCTTCGATAAATGAGCAGATAGATTTATTAAGACATTCTGCCACTAGGTCTCTTTTAGAACGTCGGGATGTAATTGTTGTATCCTCCGTTTCTTGTATTTATGGTCTTGGTTCACCGAATCTTTATTATCAGATGACAATAACTGCTAAGTCTGGGGAAGTTTATGCTAGAGAAAAATTGCTTAATGACTTGGTAAGCTTACAATATAAGCGTAATGATGTGGGGTTTGAGCGTGGTACGTTTAGGGTAAAAGGTGATAATATTGATATATTCCCAGTACATTATAACGACAAAGCCTGGCGATTATCATTTTTTGACAATAAACTAGAATATATAAGCGAGTTCGATCCGCTTACAGGTGAAAAATTAGCTAAATTGGATCAAGCTGTGATTTATGCTAAATCTCACTTTGTAACACCTAAAGAAGTAGTACAAAATGCTATATCACAAATTGAAGAGGAATTACAACGACGTTTAGAATTTCTTAATACACATGGTAAATTAGTAGAGGCTCAAAGATTAAATCAACGTACCCAATATGATATGGAAATGATGATGGAAACTGGTAGCTGTAAAGGTATTGAAAACTACTCTAGGTTTCTGACTGGTAAAGCAAACGGACAGCCCCCACCAACTTTGTTTGAATATTTACCTAAGGATGCTTTATTATTTGTTGATGAAAGTCACGTATCTGTTCCACAAATTAGAGCAATGTATAATGGTGATAGAGCTAGAAAAGAAGTATTAGTGGAACACGGATTTCGTCTTCCATCAGCCTTAGATAATAGACCATTAAAATTTGAGGAATGGCAAGATTTTAGACCTCAAACGGTTTTTGTTTCGGCTACACCGGGGTCTTTCGAATTGGAAGAAACAGCAGGAGTTACGGTTGAGCAAATTATTAGACCAACAGGGCTACTTGACCCAGAATGTATTATAAAACCAGCAACCAACCAAGTTGAAGATTTGCTAAACGAAATTCAATCTACGATAAATGCAGGATTCCGTGTTTTAGTGACAACATTAACTAAAAAAATGTCAGAAGATTTAACAAATTATCTGCAAGAACTAGGCTATAAAGTATCATATTTGCATTCTAATGTGCATACTCTTGAGCGTATTGAAATCATCAGAGATTTACGCCAAGGTATTATAGATATTATTGTTGGTATTAATTTATTACGAGAAGGTTTAGATATTCCAGAATGTGGGCTTGTTGCCATACTCGATGCTGATAAAGAAGGTTTCTTGCGTTCTGAAGTTTCGTTAATTCAAACTATTGGCAGGGCTGCAAGGAATAGTCAGGGAAGGGTGATACTTTATGCAGATCGTATCACCAACTCTATTGATAAGGCAGTAAGCGAGACATATAGGAGAAGAAAAATTCAAGAGGAATATAATAGACAACATTCTATCATACCCCAGACAATTAATAATCATATCCATGCACTAACCAAATTGGAAAAATTGGATGATAAATTAGACAATAAAAAACAAGCTCATATATTATTGGACAATCCGGTAAAATTAAAATCTCATATCAATAAATTAAAAAAAGAAATGTACTCAAAAGCTAGTAATTTAGAATTTGAACAGGCAGCAAAAATACGAGATCAAATTAATGTACTAGAAGAAGCCGCATTAGAGCTAACTTAA
- a CDS encoding universal stress protein, whose amino-acid sequence MFKNIIIPLDLSDKQSVKVILPKALSFATIFSAKLHFLYIISDFGIKMVEDYLPKSWAKEQKEKYRVQVTELIRQYVPEEIEVELHIGRGAVYDEIIQYANEVKADLIIISAVRPQLRDYMLGPNASKIVRHSGVSVLVVRE is encoded by the coding sequence GTGTTTAAAAATATAATAATACCATTAGATTTGTCGGATAAACAATCAGTTAAGGTGATATTACCGAAGGCTTTAAGTTTTGCCACTATCTTTAGTGCCAAATTACATTTTCTTTATATCATCTCGGATTTTGGTATAAAAATGGTCGAGGATTATTTACCTAAAAGTTGGGCAAAAGAGCAAAAAGAAAAATATCGGGTGCAAGTAACAGAACTAATTAGACAATATGTACCGGAAGAAATAGAAGTTGAATTACATATTGGTCGAGGGGCAGTTTATGATGAAATAATACAATATGCCAATGAGGTGAAAGCTGATTTAATTATTATTTCAGCGGTACGACCACAGCTTAGAGATTATATGTTAGGTCCTAATGCGTCGAAGATTGTACGACATTCTGGGGTATCTGTTTTGGTTGTTCGAGAATAG
- the lepB gene encoding signal peptidase I has protein sequence MQTTGKVTNKKTPIQEFSSFIFVIFLALMIRFFVMENFTVPTGSMKATILENDYIFSTKYSYGYSNYSFPFSPNILNNRIFASQPQRGDIIVFRPPNNMDIRYVKRLIGLPGDKIQLINDVVYINDKAIERIEIGIYTSEQGKNYIRYKEILPNGVKYFSYKLKQNDHLLVNKYGNTEIFYVPEGKYFFLGDNRDESNDSRIDLGFVPFKNFIAKGQFIYFSTKEQLWQSDIGIINQIFRVGTWLASIRFNRLFTSLYTDKIQDEHK, from the coding sequence ATGCAAACGACAGGTAAGGTTACTAACAAAAAAACACCAATTCAGGAATTTTCATCTTTTATCTTTGTAATATTTTTGGCACTGATGATAAGATTTTTTGTAATGGAGAATTTTACTGTACCAACAGGTTCGATGAAAGCAACAATACTAGAGAATGACTATATTTTTTCAACAAAATATTCTTACGGATATAGTAATTATTCTTTTCCTTTCAGCCCTAATATTTTAAATAATAGAATATTTGCATCACAACCACAAAGAGGGGATATAATAGTTTTTCGTCCACCAAATAATATGGATATTCGATATGTAAAAAGATTAATTGGGCTACCTGGAGATAAAATACAATTAATCAATGACGTAGTATATATAAATGACAAAGCTATAGAACGTATTGAAATTGGGATATATACAAGTGAACAAGGAAAAAATTATATAAGATATAAGGAAATATTACCTAATGGCGTAAAATATTTTTCTTATAAATTAAAACAAAATGATCACTTGTTAGTAAATAAATATGGTAATACAGAAATATTTTATGTACCAGAAGGAAAATATTTCTTTCTTGGCGATAACAGAGATGAATCAAATGATAGTAGGATAGATTTAGGATTTGTACCCTTTAAAAACTTTATTGCCAAAGGACAATTTATTTATTTTTCTACAAAAGAACAATTATGGCAAAGCGATATCGGAATAATTAATCAAATATTCCGTGTTGGTACTTGGCTGGCGTCTATTAGATTTAACAGACTATTTACCTCTCTTTATACAGATAAAATACAAGATGAACACAAGTAA
- the grxC gene encoding glutaredoxin 3, protein MKSILIHTVIIYTLTYCPYCTKAKKLLDQKNISYQEIIVDNYNDEQRSELQTKANGQRTLPQIFINGKHIGGCDALYELDEEGKLDELVK, encoded by the coding sequence ATGAAAAGCATTCTTATACATACGGTCATCATTTATACATTAACATATTGTCCCTATTGCACTAAGGCCAAAAAGCTACTTGATCAAAAAAATATATCTTATCAAGAAATAATCGTAGACAATTATAATGACGAGCAAAGATCAGAACTACAGACCAAAGCTAATGGACAACGTACATTACCACAAATATTTATTAATGGTAAGCATATTGGTGGATGTGACGCTCTTTATGAACTTGACGAAGAAGGTAAGCTAGATGAATTAGTAAAATAA
- a CDS encoding N-acetylmuramoyl-L-alanine amidase, whose protein sequence is MSKQNNGISNTNDSKFSAPRAEGVKPSCVVLTYSVSETLNQALAALQERGASVHYIIDKDGKQYQYHNDLESKTFFAGNSSWKGQEKVNDFGISIMLINDSKDNFTPSQIGKLKECLADIKERYQDLNIMDDLVGLGEVAERHVAPGKLFPWKDLAEAGFGKFIETTKGQQENILIHRGDQGEKVSNVQSQLKTHGYNISVDGKCGNKTVNWFEKFNARYVPEHELSDSWSEADQYVLDNLGVNLAGNSPDIAGI, encoded by the coding sequence ATGAGTAAGCAAAATAATGGTATTAGCAATACTAATGATAGTAAGTTTTCTGCCCCTAGAGCAGAAGGGGTAAAACCAAGTTGTGTTGTGTTAACCTATTCCGTTAGTGAAACATTAAACCAAGCACTAGCTGCTTTACAAGAAAGAGGAGCAAGTGTACATTACATAATAGATAAAGACGGTAAACAATATCAATATCATAACGATTTAGAGTCAAAAACATTTTTTGCCGGTAACAGTAGTTGGAAAGGACAAGAGAAAGTTAATGACTTTGGCATATCTATTATGCTTATCAATGATTCAAAAGATAACTTTACACCTTCTCAAATAGGTAAATTAAAAGAATGTCTTGCAGATATTAAAGAGAGATATCAGGATTTAAATATTATGGATGATCTTGTAGGTCTTGGTGAAGTAGCTGAAAGGCATGTAGCACCTGGAAAATTATTTCCTTGGAAAGACCTTGCAGAAGCTGGTTTTGGTAAATTTATAGAGACTACGAAAGGCCAGCAAGAAAATATACTAATACACAGAGGTGATCAAGGAGAAAAAGTTTCTAATGTTCAATCGCAGTTAAAAACCCATGGTTATAATATTTCAGTTGACGGAAAATGTGGCAATAAAACTGTAAATTGGTTTGAGAAATTTAATGCACGTTATGTTCCAGAACACGAGTTATCAGATAGTTGGTCTGAGGCAGATCAATATGTTTTAGATAATCTTGGTGTTAATTTAGCAGGTAACTCTCCTGACATTGCAGGTATATAG
- the tig gene encoding trigger factor — translation MQVTELKNEGLDFEVKVVLPSSKIANKVQKELDSLSKKVKLNGFRTGKVPISIVNQKYGQSVRSDVVNHEINHAAQHIIKDHKLKTVGNPQLENICDQENKDLEFILKFELLPNIELPDFKKIKITHPKLVIQEEEINKQIDKLASMSKNYTKENKWQVEKGQEVTIDAIGYVNNEPFEGGKVTDYKLVIGSGAFIDGFEDQLIGSKTGDEVEVNVTFPKEYHMEQVAGQPAKFIVQVKAVHSADEVVVDDEFAKKFNCKTVEELRNNISKSMANEYSDPIRTVMKMSLFDQLEKLLTFNVPKSLTTQEISILKSQTEKSSDSDSIFKDKSESEINEYYNKIALRRVRIGLMLSEYMQIKNLHIEQSDIKNAIMTQARKFPGQETSILKFYQENLGAIEHLKGPLLEEKTVQHIFDNEVILEEKNYTREELEEFLTQEEDRVV, via the coding sequence ATGCAAGTCACAGAACTTAAAAATGAAGGTCTAGATTTTGAGGTGAAAGTAGTCCTTCCTTCTTCTAAAATTGCCAATAAGGTGCAGAAAGAGTTAGATAGTTTATCGAAAAAAGTTAAACTTAATGGATTCCGTACTGGTAAAGTGCCAATCAGCATTGTTAATCAAAAATATGGACAATCTGTTCGGTCTGATGTGGTAAATCATGAAATTAATCATGCAGCACAGCATATTATTAAAGATCATAAACTAAAAACAGTAGGAAATCCACAGTTAGAAAATATATGCGATCAAGAGAATAAGGATCTAGAATTTATCCTAAAATTTGAGCTACTGCCTAATATTGAATTACCAGATTTCAAAAAAATTAAAATCACTCATCCAAAATTAGTAATTCAAGAAGAGGAGATTAATAAGCAAATAGATAAGCTTGCATCTATGTCAAAAAATTATACTAAAGAAAATAAATGGCAAGTAGAAAAAGGACAGGAAGTTACTATTGATGCAATTGGTTATGTTAACAATGAGCCTTTTGAAGGTGGTAAGGTTACGGATTACAAGTTAGTAATTGGTAGCGGGGCTTTTATTGATGGGTTTGAGGATCAACTTATTGGTAGTAAAACTGGAGATGAGGTAGAGGTTAATGTTACATTTCCGAAAGAATATCATATGGAACAAGTTGCAGGTCAACCAGCTAAATTTATTGTTCAGGTGAAGGCGGTACATTCTGCTGATGAAGTAGTTGTTGATGATGAGTTTGCTAAGAAATTTAATTGCAAGACAGTTGAAGAGTTACGTAATAATATTTCCAAAAGTATGGCAAATGAATATAGTGATCCTATACGCACTGTAATGAAAATGAGCTTATTTGATCAATTAGAAAAGTTGTTAACGTTTAATGTTCCTAAATCTTTAACAACCCAGGAAATAAGTATTTTGAAATCTCAAACGGAGAAAAGTAGTGACTCAGATTCGATATTTAAAGATAAGTCAGAATCAGAAATTAATGAGTACTATAATAAGATAGCCTTGCGTCGTGTTAGAATAGGGTTGATGTTATCCGAATACATGCAAATTAAGAATTTACATATCGAGCAGAGTGATATTAAAAACGCTATTATGACTCAAGCAAGAAAATTTCCAGGTCAAGAAACATCAATATTAAAATTTTACCAAGAAAACCTTGGAGCTATTGAGCACTTAAAAGGTCCGTTATTAGAAGAAAAAACAGTACAACATATCTTTGACAATGAGGTAATATTAGAGGAGAAAAATTATACAAGAGAAGAACTTGAAGAATTCTTAACACAAGAAGAAGATCGTGTAGTATAG
- the rnc gene encoding ribonuclease III: MNTSKESSLSAPEKLEQDIGYSFKNKDFLLESLSHPSLKQNVIKQDVLKHGVPKNYERLELFGDAIINFVITEILFKNFSTYDEGKLAKIRAYLVCKELLCKVAAKINLSDYIIMTYGEELLGGRHNPNNIENTMEALIAAIYLDSNIDTTKKIIYDLWYEFIDIIDLADYDPKSTLQELAQKKGTAKPVYQVIKREGVPHAYTFTVLVQMDEYQQTGTGHSVKEAEKVAARKLMNYLNNLKL; encoded by the coding sequence ATGAACACAAGTAAAGAATCATCACTCTCTGCTCCAGAAAAACTTGAGCAAGATATAGGATATAGTTTTAAAAATAAAGATTTCTTACTTGAATCGTTAAGCCATCCTTCCCTTAAGCAGAATGTCATTAAGCAAGATGTTCTTAAGCATGGAGTTCCAAAAAACTATGAACGTTTAGAATTATTTGGTGATGCAATAATTAATTTTGTCATTACTGAAATTCTGTTTAAAAATTTCTCTACTTATGATGAGGGAAAATTAGCAAAAATTAGAGCTTATCTAGTCTGTAAAGAATTACTTTGTAAAGTAGCTGCCAAAATCAATCTGTCAGACTATATTATTATGACTTACGGTGAGGAATTATTAGGAGGAAGACATAATCCTAATAATATCGAGAATACTATGGAGGCATTAATTGCTGCCATTTATCTTGATAGTAATATTGATACCACAAAAAAAATAATATATGATTTGTGGTATGAGTTTATAGATATTATTGATTTAGCTGATTATGATCCTAAAAGTACTCTTCAAGAATTAGCGCAGAAAAAAGGAACTGCAAAACCTGTATATCAAGTTATTAAAAGAGAAGGAGTACCACATGCATACACCTTCACTGTATTAGTCCAAATGGATGAATATCAACAAACTGGTACTGGTCATTCAGTTAAGGAAGCAGAAAAAGTCGCTGCCCGTAAATTAATGAACTATCTCAACAATTTAAAGTTGTAA